The genome window ACCTTCTCTGCATCGTTCTGTGACGTAAACATAATAAACCATCAgcgagaataaaaaaaaaacctgtcagcTCCGAACTCGTCTTACCTTCTCGATGAGCGGCTTCACACAATGTAAAGTGTCTTGGATGTACTGATTCAGCTCAGGGTGACAAGACATCTGAGGATAATTGAGCCAAAAACAGAACACAGTCAAGCAGATCCGTTTTAGACGTGTCATGCACCAATTTGGAAATCTCTACCTGCACGGGTACATTGtatttcttcctcttctgaAATATTCCAGAGGGATAGACTTCACGCACGTACAGGATGAGATGAATGGCGACCTCCAGGAACTCACACAAAATATCAGCAACCACTGGAAGAGAGGAGTAACCCTGAATCAGGCCACTTATGCACTGTTTAAGGGAGTATGATGAAAAACATGAACCAAACTGCGAcaggaagttatttaataatGACTTCATGAGTCAAATCAAGAAGtggtaaataaaacacttttagcaGGAAACTAAAACTGCCTTTTGGCACACCATTAGCACAGGGTGGTAGCACAGGTATGGACTCTAGGAGTGCAAACACTTGCATAAACCACACTTTTTCTAAAGAAATCCAATCAAAAcagctgaagtttgtggttattaTGTGACAAAAGGTGaataaaaagttcaagaggtttGCATACTATAGGCATTGCACAATaaagaacagcaaaaataaaatatacattgtttCTCATTCACACGGTTTATGTACGATCAAGGTTTTCACATTCGGAGTGAAGATTTATGTGTTATATACACAACACCAGCCTCAAATATTTAGGGTTTAGAAAAATGACTGAACCCCAAAAATGAGTTATAGGGttagttttttatgttaaaatcaaACCCCGCTAAAATATCTGACTCCTTAACTTGTTCTTATTGTTTAGGATAAGAATAAAACAGCTAAATGATAAACTCCAGCAccataaaacaaatatgatgTTCTAATTTTATAATCAAAGCCACACAAATTGAGTAATCTACCAAATATTTCCACTTATTTCATCTCTCTAACAAGATTCAAATATTGTCCGAATacctttttattaaaacaacaaaaagctatGAAACGTGCTGCTATGTTTACCGGGGATTCGGAGCACACAgcttcaaaaaagaaaaccaactcCGTTTAATTAGTTTGACTGTCTTACCTTGTCCAAAGTTAAGGTCTTGTCTTGTCAGGGTTGTCATTGTTTATTTCCTAACAAAGAGaacagaggaaaaatgtttctttggcTAGCTCTGCTTGGGAAGCAGTAAAGTGTTCGTTTTGCTGCTAGTTGCTTTACATTCCTCTTTTGTGTCGATGTCTGGTAGAAATGTCAAGAATTAAAATGATCGTCTATAATCAGAGAACAGTGGCAGCAACACAAACCAAATTAAATGGGTATATTATAATCTTCTAAACCATTGCGCCTGTTAACACGGAACGAGTGAAATGAATTAATGGGGCCACtttataaatattgttttttatcaattttaagATTTTGGGTAAAATATCAAGTCGtttcaagtaaacagcttcaagtcaaagtcaagttcaagtttttcagcattttttcaagtcaagtctcaactCTTGATTTTAACGACTCGAGTTTGActcgagtccaagtcatgtgacttgAGTCCCAACCTCTATTGAATTTAACATTGGATCAGAGATCAGAATTAACTTTCAATTATGTGGAccctgttgaaaaaaaaattatattaagtCAACGATTCGtttctttagaaattattttaaaatatgtacttgTGTACTATTTTTCACCACGGTTTGTACagcataaatgaaaataaatgcattttcttgAAGCTCTGCATTTAGcatattttatcatttgtttgGTAGAGTACACACTTATTTTCTCTACATTTAAGccattttaagaaagaaaaaaattctagttTTACAAATGTTGTCGGGCTACAAGCAGAATAAACTGCTCCAGATCCAGATACTCACTTCACATTtggaaaaatagattaattatTCTACAGAAATTAAGAATTCATCCCAGGTCTTCAGTCAAGACGTCTACAGCTACATATTGTTGTAAGTAACTTAAAACgtctttaattaatttaactgtgcATTAATCTAATTTTCCATCtgtgaacagaaaatataaaatttgcatgtcacatggacagaataatgtgttttacatttttatttcttacgtttgtttaattctattttatttttgtttgtgttttcttgaaagtattttctgtctgttcgaaataaataaataaataaataaataaataaataaataaataaataaataatattgtaGAATGTAGATCTGAAGGTAAACTGGAATAGGTCTAATTGCTGGCACAAATGATATAGCACCCTGTGCTACCATATATAGAGTACATCAGAAACTACAATAGTTATTGttactcctgttttttttttatacatatatttacgTTCATAACGTTATTATAAAACACTGTAGACTTGCCTATGCTAAGTGTATTCCATAGACTcttatttaacaaatatggtCTGTAGCCTATTTATTTTGCGATGTGTTAGCCTCTTTTGCTTCTAAATTTATGACGCTGATAATTATCCCTGTCGCGtctaaaaatgcattgataaaatACATAGTGAAAATACATAGTGAAGGTTTCATTATTACTCAATATTTACCGGGCGTTGTGGGAGAAAGTAAGAAAAGAACGAAGTTTATTTGCGTGACGTCGCAGAATCCATTCAAACTGACTAGCAGCGTTGACAGCACGTTACCGCGTTCAGTGGGTGTCTTGACTCTCTTCCTCTCTGGTGCTGGTTCTTCGGACTATCAATCCTACATCGTGGCACTGCGCATGCTCAGCCCGATAATACAACACACGCTTTGTACACAACAGACAGCTATCGTGACGCACAAGTTTGGAAAAACTGACGTGGCAGCACAGATCGTCAGAACCGTTTGTCATTATGACGCATTCAATTTTGGTGACGTATAACGTGACTAGTTTAtaaaacacactggattcaTTTGCCAGGACAGAGCAAAGCAAGAAAGATTGTTATTAAGTAGTAGGGTAAAATGGATGAGATACTGCTTCTTAAAAGATGCTCACAATATGAGCAGGAGATGGAAAAGCTAAGAGATGCTTTGTATAATCTGCAACTTGAGGCAGATGACAGAGAAAAGGAACTCCGAAGTGCAAAAGAACAGCTTTCAGACGAAACTgctaaatggaaacacaaagTATCAATACAAACAACACTGTACCATCAAATTTTGGAATCCGAAGAAGAGGAAAGGAAGATCCGATCCTCTCTGACAGAAGAAAATCGTGTACTGAAAGTCGAAAACACTAGGCTGAAGTGGAAGACAACAGCATTGATAGATGAATGTACGATTTTAAGAAACGCACAAGTGAGTTCTGAGGAAAAGATTTTGTActtggaggaggaaaaaagaaaacatattgctcaaataaaagaaaaagatcacATGGTAGGTGAAATGTATGAATTGACAGAATCTCTCAGAGATTATATTAGGGAATTGAAAATACAGATTGAGAGCAAACAGGAGGAACAAATACTGCcagaaaaagttggaaaaaccATCAAAGAGAAATTTGATGCTGTGGGTGAAAACATAGAGCTGCTGATGACACCAAACTTTGCAGTTGAAACCCAACAGCAACCAAAAATCTTTATAGCTGAAAAATCAATTCAAATGGAAAATTTGAGCAGTGGTTGTAAGCAGCCAAACTTTTTTGCCAACAAATCTACACAGACtgagcattttattttggattcaATGGAAAAATCGACTCGGACTGAATGTGCCATTTCTGAACTAAAACAGCTTCAGACTCCATCTAAAACATCTCAATcgcaaactttaaaaagcaaacatagGCATGTAAAGACTTCTATTAGAAATACAACTTCATCTAAGCAGCCTAAATCTTTAGCTGAGAATTCACCGGAAATGGAAACTTCTGCTAATTCTAAGAGTTGGTGGGGTACGTGTGTGGATGGATTAATATTTGCTGGTAAATACACCCTGCTAGGTATTTTACAAGCAGCGATAACAACGATGGTTTATGAAATCGCTGCCAGCAATTATTATTCAGAAGGAGAAATTCCTTTTTAAGGAATAGTTTGTAAAATACTAACGTACCCtcatataatataatataaataccTCTAAATGTGGCATGGCAGCGCTCTAGTGGGGAAGAAGTTGAAGCTTATGTGTGAGATTGAAAGGTTTTAGCTCAGTGtctctcaaccttttttggcccagtgCCCCCCTTGTCTCTATCCAGGAGGAAAAATAGTGCAAAAAATAGTGCAAAGTAGAATTTATGCTACTTtgcactattattttattatcaatgTTACTATCactgttgtagatgttttgatttttatgtttgtttctgtgtttattatcaaaaataatttcccagagaacaaaaaagccatgtgaatagaaattattttcacaggtttatacgaaaaatgcaatgaacattcaacttaaaatcagtaggcctaacagcagccagtcagagtgaaaaaatatttttcttttgcggCACTTTCTAGTTGGTAAATCTTACATAAAATGACCAGATTAGAAAtgtacaacaatgccagtttaaactttgatctacttgcaaaacgactgagctctgcaacatttttttttttttaaatctctaatgtttttatctttactttttaatttctttatatttctctttctcactgtctctgttttaatgatgtaaagcccccctgAAAACATCCCAGATAAacaacgtttaact of Poecilia reticulata strain Guanapo unplaced genomic scaffold, Guppy_female_1.0+MT scaffold_876, whole genome shotgun sequence contains these proteins:
- the LOC103461259 gene encoding mitotic spindle assembly checkpoint protein MAD2B-like — translated: MTTLTRQDLNFGQVVADILCEFLEVAIHLILYVREVYPSGIFQKRKKYNVPVQMSCHPELNQYIQDTLHCVKPLIEKNDAEKVVVVIMDKEHHPVERFVFEIFQPPLLSIRFPSSFWTSNTRK